The Oryzias latipes chromosome 16, ASM223467v1 genomic sequence TTTATCATGGTGTTGTGTGAAGTCTTAATATCTTTGACACAAGTTCTGCTGATTCTCCAACACATGAAATGTAGGATGACCATGTCCTATAATAACGTTTTAAtgcaatcttttattttgtaatggtTTCATATTTCTTTCACTGCACAACTTATTTCCAGATCAGCCAAAGCCACAGctgtcctcctttaaaacatctgcggaatccggtttttaggagtttttccttaccgcgaaggggggtctaagggcaggaatgccagtatggcttagtcagtttgttagttcattttagtattttcctattgaactttttgtattcatgatcattttgagttcatgttttactttgaagcccatcgagacgactgttgtgattttgggctatacaaataaaattgaattgaattgaattgaacagtCTAGCCGTTGTTGCTCTTTGTATTGAATGGATCCAACTGAGTGACCTGTGCACACGTAAGGAATTTCAGGGTcgcatgttccttttttgaacatcAAAACTCAAGTGAATCAAGTGCTCATTTGATTCATTTGAATACATCAACCTGGGTTGTAAGTTAGCCAAATTTGGCATTGATAGATCTGAACATGCTGTGCATTTTGCAGGTTTGTTGATGTTGGTTTCATAAACGCTTGGCTGAAGgtttttacagtttcttttaCACTGTATAAATAAtcaatttaaataattatttgttGGTTAAAAACTCGTTGATTTAAGTGTCAGTgaataaaagattattttttattcttcttggacaatatttttttctgcaagtgtGTTTGTTCTCTAACTTTGGGGCCCTGTTGTTTTACTCTTGAACTCTGACTCATTGATTCATAAATCTTGTTGTCCTATCAGTTCATCAGTGATAACAAACATCCAAGGCTCTGTTTGAGGTCGGAGGAGGGAAATAATGAGTCCCCAAGAGATAGAATCCAAGTTGCCACAATTTTGGGTAACCTCATCCAACACGAGTCGTTTGGACCATCGGTAGCATGTCCACAGGAGTGGCTGCATGTGTCAGAGCGTCAGGCACTTCTGGGTCCAGATTTTTGGGCCCAGGTCAGCCAAAGGTTCTGTGCACGACTGCAGCAGGGACTGTGGTGGATGGAAAGCTGGAAACAGTGAAAGCTGTTAGAAAAAGGGGTGTGGATGGACGGGTGCGCGGGTTTGAGGAGATCCCTCACACGGGGAGGAACGGGTGGATCAACCTGCTGAAGTTCTGGAGAGAAAATCGCTTCCAGCAGCTCCACTTGCATATGGAGAGGACCTTCAATGCACTTGGGCCCATCTACAGGTAAAACTGTGCTTACAGTGGTCTTTCCAGGATTAATAATTAGGTTTATAATGCTGCCCTTGCATTTCTGTGTGAATAAAGGGAGAAGGTGGGCACTTTAAGCAGCGTGAACATCTTGCTGCCGGCTGACATCAGCGAGATGTTTAAATCAGAAGGGCTGCATCCCCGGCGGATGACTCTGGAGCCATGGGCAACGCATCGAGAGATACGCAACCACCGCAAAGGAGTCTTCCTCAAGTCAGTCGCTTTGAAAAGCTGGTGCTGTGGAAGTTTCTTTGCAACCTAAATTCACTTCTGCGGCCTAAAACGCAACAATTCTCCTGTAAAATATCAGGAAATAATCTTCCCGTGACATAAGTTTATGTCAGGTTTTTgcagaaaaccaaagaaaagtgATACGTCTTTTTTGGGCACTGTACATTGTTAATTACTGCCATCAGTAAAGATCGAGAATTTATGAAGATGGAAAATGAGCTGACATGAAGCTAGGCTGAAAAATtcattcaaaacacaaaaacagatttttggtgAGATTACAGGGAGATATATTTAGGGAACAGGGCAATAGTTGTTCCGTTTTTCACATTACAAGTTAGCCTGTTAAAGATGAGACAGGAGATGGGTGTAAGAGTCCAGAAGGTagaaaagggaggggggggaaagccaaatttcctttttttgtcagtctgccaaaacaaaattaagaaaaCTAGCCTGTGAGAGAAgagacacactttttttttacactcaaaATGAAATACTACTTGTCTTGCTAGAATAAAATTTCACAAAAGACATTGTAAATTTAGAAAGTTTATTCACTACCATGCATCCTTGAAACAAATACCCTTTAAACAAGCTCACGTCcagaaaatgacaatttttgTTCTACAATAAAAATACCTTTTAGTTCTGATAAATATGACAAAGAATCTTTTAGGATAAAAAGGCAAACATATGACTGTTCTCTTCACAGGAACGGAGAAGAATGGAGATCCGACCGTCTCCAGCTCAACAAGGAGGTTATGATGAGTGCAGCTGTGAGGAGGTTTCTTCCCCTCCTAGACGACGTGGCGAAAGACTTCTGTCGATTGCTGGAGGACCGAGTGGAGCGagaaggaagaggagcagaggaagcAAAGCGCAGCCTCACCATCGATCCAAGTCCTGACCTCTTCCGCTTTGCGCTGGAAGGTCAGAAGGtcatttttatcatgtttttgtgctgtTCATGCACCTGGATATAGTTGCTTACATTGAAACCATTGTGTTTTAATAATCAGTATTCTAAGTCATATCTGCATAATTGTTGACGCAGGCAGTAGCACACCCTTTTCACCACAggatttacatatttatccaGAAGGAATCCTTTTAAAGTcttaacaggaaaaacaaaacaatctccTTGCATACATCTATTTCTCTCATTCTTTTCTTTCCAGCTTTCAGTTCCATATATCAATGCCTTCAAGCATTTGTCCTTAAGATGTTGAAGGTGTAGGAGGTCAAAAGAGGAgatgatattttaaaaataggaaTATTCAAAGCAGCTTTGCCTCTCCTTTAATCATGCTCCGTTCTCAAGTGTGAATCCTAGTGTGACTCAGCACTTTGAACACTTCTGTCCAGACGTGAGTATGAAGCTGATGACTGACTCATGTTGCTATGATCTAACTGGATCACAGCAGGCCGGGCGCGGCTCTAAGCCAGATTAGAACTTGGCCCACAAGAAACTCTATCCCATTGGTTCATGTGAGGTTAATAGAACACATGCATGTGTGAGAGTGCCGCGGACCAGGCGGTCAaggagacacacaaaccacatGGCAGATGGAGCAAAAACTGAATGTTTGCTGCTGCAGCATGACTCAGAGGCGCCCAAACAGCTCATCATAGTCAAAAAGGCTGTGTTTTGGTTTGTGTGTATCCCTCTGAAGCAAACCGAGACTCAGAATATGTCCTCATGCTCATCCTAACCCTCCTCCCCCTCACTGTAGCCAGTTGCCATGTGCTGTATGGAGAGCGCATTGGCCTCTTCTCCTCATCTCCCTCCCTGGAGTCTCAGAAGTTCATCTGGGCAGTGGAGCGAATGCTAACAACCACCCCTCCACTCCTCTACCTTCCCCCTCGCCTTCTGCTTCGCGTGGGCGCTCCCCTGTGGACTGAGCATGCCACGGCGTGGGATCACATCTTCAGCCATGGTAGAAGAAGAGCAACAACCTTTTGTTCATATGAGTCCGCCTGGTTTCTTGTCATGACCCAGTCTCCCTGTCCTTCTACCAGCGGAGGCGAGGATCCAGAGGGCGTACCAGCGTCTGTCGTCCTCTCAGGGTTCAGGGACTGTGGCAGCTGGAGGCCTCTACGGTGGAGTTCTGGGGCAACTCATGGAGAAGGGGAAGCTATCTCTGGATCTGATCAAAGCGAACATTACTGAGTTGATGGCTGGAGGGGTGGACACGGTGTGTGTCTTAACATTTCTGATGATCCATCTTGTCATGGGTCTGTGCCTCTGAATCACCTTTTATCCTCCCTGTAGACAGCAGTGCCCCTGCA encodes the following:
- the cyp11b gene encoding cytochrome P450 11beta yields the protein MSTGVAACVRASGTSGSRFLGPGQPKVLCTTAAGTVVDGKLETVKAVRKRGVDGRVRGFEEIPHTGRNGWINLLKFWRENRFQQLHLHMERTFNALGPIYREKVGTLSSVNILLPADISEMFKSEGLHPRRMTLEPWATHREIRNHRKGVFLKNGEEWRSDRLQLNKEVMMSAAVRRFLPLLDDVAKDFCRLLEDRVEREGRGAEEAKRSLTIDPSPDLFRFALEASCHVLYGERIGLFSSSPSLESQKFIWAVERMLTTTPPLLYLPPRLLLRVGAPLWTEHATAWDHIFSHAEARIQRAYQRLSSSQGSGTVAAGGLYGGVLGQLMEKGKLSLDLIKANITELMAGGVDTTAVPLQFGLFELGRNPEVQDRVRQQVKRSWAQAGGDPQKALQGAPLLKGTIKEILRLYPVGITVQRYPVHDIVLQNYHIPAGTMVQACLYPMGRSSQVFEEPLNFDPGRWSVSREKGQRGEVMGFRSLAFGFGARQCVGRRIAENEMQLLLMHILLRFHLSVPSSEDLQTTATLILQPKTPPRITFSKL